One region of Fragaria vesca subsp. vesca linkage group LG4, FraVesHawaii_1.0, whole genome shotgun sequence genomic DNA includes:
- the LOC101305164 gene encoding cytochrome b5-like produces the protein MPTLTKLYSMKEASQHNTKDDCWIVIDGKVYDVSTYLDDHPGGDDVILATTGKDATDEFEDAGHSKDAKELMETMCIGELDTDASASAEPETQPTGYPEKLMTLTKQYWAVPAAVVGISAVVGILYLRKK, from the exons ATGCCGACGCTGACGAAGCTATACTCAATGAAAGAAGCCTCGCAGCACAACACCAAAGATGACTGCTGGATCGTCATCGACGGCAAG GTGTATGATGTTTCAACATATCTGGATGATCACCCTGGTGGAGATGATGTAATCCTTGCTACAACTG GCAAAGACGCCACTGATGAATTTGAAGATGCTGGGCATAGCAAAGATGCAAAGGAGCTCATGGAAACCATGTGCATTGGAGAGCTCGACACAGACGCCTCTGCCTCAGCTGAACCTGAAACTCAACCAACTGGTTATCCTGAGAAGCTCATGACACTGACAAAGCAATACTGGGCTGTTCCTGCAGCTGTTGTTGGCATCTCTGCGGTGGTTGGCATCTTGTACTTGCGGAAGAAGTGA